In Pseudomonas fluorescens NCIMB 11764, a single window of DNA contains:
- a CDS encoding class II 3-deoxy-7-phosphoheptulonate synthase — translation MSQPWSPDSWRALPIQQQPVYPDAAHLLHVEQTLASYPPLVFAGEARELRRQFAEVTQGRAFLLQGGDCAESFAEFSAAKIRDTFKVLLQMAIVMTFAAGCPVVKVGRMAGQFAKPRSANDETIDGVTLPAYRGDIVNGIGFDEKSRVPDPERLLQSYHQSTATLNLLRAFAQGGFADLHQVHKWNLDFIANSALAEKYSHLADRIDETLAFMRACGMDSSPQLRETSFFTAHEALLLNYEEAFVRRDSLTNDYYDCSAHMLWIGDRTRQLDGAHVEFLRGVNNPIGVKVGPSMNPEDLIRLIDVLNPDNDPGRLNLIARMGANKVGDHLPALIRAVQREGKQVLWSSDPMHGNTIKASSGYKTRDFAQILGEVKQFFQVHEAEGSYAGGIHIEMTGQNVTECIGGARPITEDGLSDRYHTHCDPRMNADQSLELAFLIAETLKQVRR, via the coding sequence ATGAGCCAACCCTGGAGCCCTGACAGCTGGCGCGCCCTGCCGATCCAGCAACAACCTGTTTATCCCGACGCGGCGCATTTGCTGCACGTCGAGCAAACCCTGGCCAGCTATCCGCCGCTGGTGTTTGCCGGTGAAGCCCGGGAATTGCGCCGTCAGTTTGCCGAAGTGACACAGGGTCGCGCATTTCTGTTGCAGGGCGGCGACTGCGCCGAAAGCTTCGCCGAGTTCTCCGCCGCGAAAATCCGCGACACCTTCAAAGTGCTGCTGCAAATGGCGATCGTCATGACCTTCGCGGCCGGTTGCCCGGTGGTCAAGGTCGGGCGCATGGCCGGCCAGTTCGCCAAGCCGCGCTCGGCCAACGACGAAACCATCGACGGCGTGACCCTGCCGGCCTACCGGGGCGATATCGTCAACGGCATCGGTTTCGACGAAAAAAGCCGCGTTCCGGATCCGGAGCGGCTACTCCAGTCATACCACCAGTCCACCGCCACCCTGAACCTGCTGCGCGCCTTTGCCCAGGGCGGTTTTGCCGACCTGCATCAAGTTCACAAGTGGAACCTGGACTTCATCGCCAACTCGGCGCTGGCGGAAAAATACAGCCACCTCGCCGACCGCATCGATGAAACCCTGGCCTTCATGCGCGCCTGTGGCATGGACAGTTCGCCGCAATTGCGCGAAACCAGTTTCTTCACCGCCCACGAAGCGCTGCTGCTGAACTACGAAGAAGCCTTCGTGCGTCGCGACAGCCTGACCAACGATTACTACGACTGCTCGGCGCACATGCTGTGGATCGGCGACCGTACCCGCCAACTGGACGGTGCGCACGTCGAATTCCTGCGTGGAGTGAACAACCCGATCGGGGTCAAGGTCGGCCCGAGCATGAACCCGGAAGACCTGATCCGCCTGATCGACGTGCTCAACCCGGACAACGATCCAGGCCGCTTGAACCTGATCGCGCGAATGGGCGCAAACAAGGTCGGCGATCACTTGCCGGCACTGATCCGCGCAGTGCAACGTGAAGGCAAACAGGTGCTCTGGAGTTCCGACCCGATGCACGGCAACACCATCAAGGCCAGCAGCGGCTACAAGACCCGCGACTTTGCGCAGATTCTTGGCGAGGTGAAGCAGTTCTTCCAGGTTCACGAAGCGGAAGGCAGTTATGCCGGTGGCATCCATATCGAGATGACCGGGCAGAATGTCACCGAGTGCATTGGTGGTGCGCGGCCGATTACCGAGGACGGGTTGTCGGACCGGTATCACACCCATTGTGATCCGCGAATGAATGCTGATCAGTCACTGGAGCTGGCGTTTTTGATTGCCGAAACTTTGAAGCAGGTTCGACGGTAG
- a CDS encoding winged helix-turn-helix domain-containing protein: MPATLSFSIKQARRLALAAQGFNGRQPPATIKAVQLNRLIERLGILQIDSVNALVRSHYLPLFSRLGNYSSDLLDQAAWSSGRRRTLFEYWGHEASLLPLSMYPLMRWRMRRATRGEDIYQQLARFGREQQDTIRRVLASVQELGALGAGSLSTRQERAGPWWDWSAEKHALEWLFAAGEVTVAGRRGFERLYDLPERVIPSAILQQPLLSEDEAQRGLLLHAANALGVATEKDLRDYFRLSPGDARPRLAELVETGQLLTCEVQGWRQPAFCLPEPKVPRKVEASALLSPFDSLIWERSRTERLFDFRYRLEIYTPPDKRVYGYYVLPFLHNERIAARVDLRAERALGRLAVHAVHEEEAGLDEEGMLALAVNLRQMADWLGLERVQLNCPRASAARLRVALAQIDG, encoded by the coding sequence ATGCCCGCAACGCTGTCCTTTTCCATCAAACAGGCTCGACGCCTGGCGCTGGCCGCCCAAGGGTTCAATGGGCGCCAGCCGCCGGCGACGATCAAAGCGGTCCAGCTCAATCGCCTGATCGAGCGGCTGGGCATTTTGCAGATCGATTCGGTCAATGCGTTGGTGCGTTCGCACTACCTTCCCTTGTTTTCCCGCCTCGGCAACTACTCATCCGACTTGCTCGACCAGGCTGCCTGGAGTTCGGGCCGTCGACGCACGTTGTTCGAATACTGGGGCCATGAAGCCTCGTTGCTGCCCCTGTCGATGTACCCGTTGATGCGCTGGCGCATGCGGCGGGCGACCCGGGGTGAAGATATCTATCAGCAACTGGCGCGATTCGGGCGTGAGCAGCAGGACACCATTCGCCGTGTGCTGGCCTCGGTTCAGGAGCTCGGCGCGCTGGGTGCCGGGAGTCTGTCGACGCGCCAGGAGCGGGCAGGACCTTGGTGGGACTGGAGCGCGGAAAAGCATGCGCTGGAGTGGTTGTTCGCCGCCGGTGAGGTGACCGTGGCTGGACGACGTGGATTCGAGCGGCTTTATGATTTGCCGGAGCGGGTCATTCCCTCCGCGATTCTGCAGCAGCCGTTGCTCTCGGAGGACGAGGCCCAGCGCGGGCTGTTGCTGCATGCCGCGAATGCCTTGGGGGTGGCGACGGAGAAGGACTTGCGCGACTACTTTCGCCTGAGCCCCGGTGATGCGCGCCCACGCTTGGCAGAATTGGTGGAAACGGGGCAATTGCTGACTTGCGAGGTTCAGGGTTGGCGGCAACCGGCATTTTGCCTGCCGGAGCCCAAAGTGCCGCGCAAGGTCGAAGCCAGCGCCTTGCTTTCACCGTTCGACTCGCTCATCTGGGAGCGCAGTCGCACCGAGCGCTTGTTCGATTTTCGCTATCGGTTGGAGATCTACACGCCGCCGGACAAGCGGGTCTACGGCTATTACGTGCTGCCTTTTTTACACAACGAGCGGATTGCCGCACGGGTGGATTTGCGCGCGGAACGGGCATTGGGGCGGCTCGCAGTGCATGCCGTGCATGAGGAAGAAGCGGGGTTGGACGAGGAGGGGATGCTGGCGTTGGCGGTCAATTTGCGGCAGATGGCGGATTGGTTGGGGTTGGAGCGGGTTCAGTTGAATTGTCCGCGGGCGAGTGCGGCGCGGTTGCGGGTGGCATTGGCACAGATAGATGGGTGA
- a CDS encoding DUF1127 domain-containing protein — translation MKGQKGYVEVEKHSIHVVTDLLHKISRWYELHRERELLAGMSDEALKDIGLSRADVEHETIRPFWDDPMHK, via the coding sequence ATGAAAGGTCAAAAAGGCTATGTCGAAGTAGAAAAACATTCCATCCATGTGGTGACAGATCTGTTGCACAAAATCAGTCGCTGGTACGAATTGCACCGTGAACGCGAGTTGTTGGCGGGCATGAGCGACGAAGCACTGAAGGACATAGGGCTCAGTCGCGCGGATGTCGAGCACGAAACCATCCGCCCATTCTGGGATGACCCGATGCACAAATGA
- a CDS encoding LysR substrate-binding domain-containing protein: protein MSAFPSIDTEVLRTFVAIADQGGFTRAGELVNRTQSAVSMQMKRLEEDVLQRQLFQRDGRQVRLTAEGQVLLGYARRILKLHSEVFNTLREPHMVGMVRIGTPDDYVMRFLPGILRRFAQSYPLIQIEVHCESSKQLLLRQDLDLSIVTREPGNEIGQLLRKERFVWAEAQCFSAHEQTPLPLAMFNSDCFCRLWACNALDAMGRDYRVAYNSSSLSAIMAVVSAGLAVTAQLESLITPDMRILGEAEDLPILPEASIMLLRNLHNPSPITECLAEHIVEGFKL, encoded by the coding sequence ATGTCCGCCTTCCCAAGTATCGATACCGAAGTGCTGCGCACCTTCGTTGCCATCGCCGATCAGGGCGGCTTTACCCGCGCCGGCGAGCTGGTGAATCGCACGCAGTCCGCCGTGAGTATGCAGATGAAACGGCTGGAAGAGGATGTGTTGCAGCGCCAGTTGTTTCAGCGCGACGGCCGTCAGGTGCGCCTCACCGCTGAAGGCCAGGTGTTGCTGGGCTACGCGCGGCGCATCCTCAAGCTGCACAGCGAAGTGTTCAACACGTTGCGCGAACCGCACATGGTCGGCATGGTACGCATCGGCACACCCGACGATTACGTGATGCGTTTTTTGCCGGGCATCCTGCGGCGATTTGCCCAGTCGTATCCGCTGATCCAGATCGAAGTCCACTGTGAATCATCAAAACAATTGCTGCTGCGCCAGGACCTGGACCTGTCCATCGTCACCCGTGAGCCGGGCAACGAGATCGGGCAACTGCTGCGCAAGGAACGTTTTGTCTGGGCCGAAGCGCAATGCTTCAGTGCCCATGAGCAAACGCCGCTGCCGCTGGCGATGTTCAACAGCGATTGCTTCTGCCGTTTATGGGCCTGCAATGCCCTCGATGCCATGGGCCGCGATTATCGCGTGGCCTACAACAGTTCAAGCCTGTCGGCGATCATGGCGGTGGTGAGTGCCGGCCTTGCCGTGACCGCACAACTGGAAAGCCTGATCACCCCCGACATGCGCATTCTCGGTGAAGCCGAAGATCTGCCGATTTTGCCCGAGGCGAGCATCATGCTGTTGCGCAACCTGCACAACCCGTCGCCGATTACCGAGTGCCTGGCCGAACACATCGTCGAAGGGTTCAAACTTTAA
- a CDS encoding sulfite exporter TauE/SafE family protein, with translation MIEFLMYLVFGAALGTLGGLFGIGGGLIAIPLLGVLFGLDQQIAQGTALVMVVPNVMLALWRYHQRNKIELRHALPLASMGFCFAWIGSIWAVGIDAETMRVGFVAFLIALSAYNLVRMFYANVSVSSQMNYSWPWLGVLGAASGTMGGLFGVGGAVVATPVLTSLFGTSQVVAQGLSLALALPSTGVTLVTYAVHHQVDWMIGVPLAIGGLLSISWGVKIAHTIPERLLRALFCGFLVLCAVMLAFKV, from the coding sequence GTGATTGAATTTTTGATGTATCTGGTATTCGGTGCCGCCCTGGGAACCCTGGGCGGGTTGTTTGGGATTGGCGGAGGGCTGATCGCCATTCCGTTGCTGGGGGTGTTGTTCGGGCTCGATCAGCAGATTGCCCAAGGCACTGCGCTGGTCATGGTGGTGCCGAATGTGATGCTGGCGCTGTGGCGCTATCACCAGCGCAATAAAATCGAGTTGCGTCACGCGCTGCCGCTGGCGTCGATGGGTTTTTGCTTTGCGTGGATCGGGTCGATCTGGGCGGTGGGCATCGATGCGGAAACCATGCGCGTAGGATTTGTCGCATTCCTGATCGCACTGTCGGCCTACAACCTGGTGCGAATGTTCTACGCCAATGTGTCGGTCAGTTCGCAGATGAATTACTCATGGCCATGGCTGGGCGTGCTCGGCGCGGCTTCCGGGACCATGGGTGGATTGTTCGGTGTGGGTGGGGCGGTAGTGGCAACGCCCGTGCTGACCAGCCTGTTCGGCACCAGCCAGGTGGTTGCCCAAGGCTTGTCGCTGGCACTGGCGTTACCCAGCACGGGCGTCACGCTGGTGACTTATGCCGTGCATCATCAAGTGGACTGGATGATCGGTGTGCCGTTGGCCATCGGCGGTCTGCTGAGCATCAGTTGGGGCGTGAAGATCGCCCACACCATACCGGAGCGGCTGCTGCGCGCGCTGTTCTGTGGCTTCCTGGTGCTGTGTGCGGTGATGCTCGCCTTTAAAGTTTGA
- a CDS encoding LysR family transcriptional regulator yields MNPNQLTEQLGLFLDVLETGSFSGASRRYPLTPSAVARRIDSLENAVGSQLFIRSTHAVRATPAGLAFAERARRIVAELQLARAEAVSLSSAPEGLIRIDAPAAFGRRHLAPVIADFLVLYPGLDVQLHLIDSFVDMQGLNLGKVDLVLRTGQMADTRLVATPLASMVRIACASPDYLKRRGVPTDPAQLIEHDGLDWDGLAPPFAWRFERDGQMQTHRPSRIRMSANNAEALACGALAGLGVAHLPTWLTSEYLLRGELLPLFCENGLPPSDTTGIYALRLEQQPNSRSRLLLEYLKTRFSPIPPWDLALQTDLDRH; encoded by the coding sequence ATGAACCCCAATCAGTTAACCGAACAGCTGGGCCTGTTCCTCGATGTACTGGAAACCGGCAGTTTCTCCGGCGCATCCCGCCGTTATCCGCTGACACCGTCGGCCGTGGCGCGGCGCATCGACAGCCTGGAAAACGCCGTCGGCAGCCAGTTGTTTATCCGCAGTACCCATGCCGTGCGCGCGACGCCGGCCGGGTTGGCATTCGCCGAACGGGCGCGGCGGATTGTGGCCGAACTGCAACTGGCGCGGGCCGAAGCGGTGTCCCTGAGCAGTGCGCCGGAAGGCCTGATACGGATCGACGCCCCCGCCGCGTTCGGCCGGCGGCACCTGGCGCCGGTGATCGCTGATTTTCTGGTGCTCTACCCCGGTCTCGATGTGCAACTGCACTTGATCGACAGTTTTGTCGACATGCAGGGTTTGAACCTGGGCAAGGTTGATCTGGTGCTGCGTACCGGGCAAATGGCCGACACCCGACTGGTAGCCACACCGCTGGCGAGCATGGTGCGCATCGCCTGCGCCAGCCCCGACTATCTGAAGCGTCGCGGCGTACCGACCGACCCGGCGCAGTTGATTGAACACGACGGCCTCGACTGGGATGGCCTCGCCCCACCCTTCGCCTGGCGTTTCGAGCGGGATGGGCAAATGCAAACGCACCGCCCGTCGCGCATCCGCATGAGCGCCAACAATGCCGAGGCGCTGGCCTGCGGGGCATTGGCCGGGTTGGGTGTCGCGCATCTGCCGACCTGGCTGACCAGCGAATATTTGTTGCGTGGTGAGCTACTGCCCCTGTTTTGCGAAAATGGTCTGCCACCTTCGGACACCACCGGCATCTATGCCTTGCGCCTGGAGCAGCAGCCCAATTCCCGCAGTCGTTTGTTGCTGGAATACCTGAAAACCCGCTTCAGTCCGATTCCGCCATGGGACCTGGCGCTGCAAACCGACCTGGACCGGCACTAG
- a CDS encoding MarR family winged helix-turn-helix transcriptional regulator: MNTERNTSDNCDALLLDNQACFALHSTSLLMTKVYKPLLQALGLTYPQYLAMMVLWEQDGLTVGEISTRLLTDPGSLTPLLKRLEAEGLLSRTRSREDERVVIVELTEQGRALRDKARGVPQCILGASGMTLERLQKLQAELQVLRSNLQDSL, from the coding sequence ATGAACACCGAGCGCAACACCTCCGATAACTGCGACGCCCTGCTGCTGGATAATCAGGCCTGCTTCGCCCTGCATTCCACCTCGCTGCTGATGACCAAGGTCTACAAGCCGCTGTTGCAAGCGCTGGGCCTGACCTATCCGCAATACCTGGCGATGATGGTGTTGTGGGAACAGGACGGTTTGACCGTAGGCGAAATCAGCACGCGCCTGCTGACCGATCCTGGCTCACTGACGCCACTGCTCAAACGCCTGGAAGCCGAAGGCTTGCTCAGCCGCACCCGCAGCCGCGAAGACGAGCGAGTTGTGATTGTCGAACTCACCGAACAGGGTCGCGCCTTGCGGGACAAGGCTCGCGGAGTTCCCCAGTGCATCCTCGGCGCCAGCGGGATGACGCTGGAGAGACTGCAGAAACTGCAGGCAGAGCTGCAAGTGCTGCGGAGCAATCTGCAAGACAGCCTGTAA
- a CDS encoding organic hydroperoxide resistance protein, with protein sequence MQTLYTAIATSTGGRDGRAVSSDNILDVKLATPKELGGAGGAATNPEQLFAAGYSACFIGALKFVASQTKRSIPADASITAHVGIGQIPGGFGLDIDLHVSLPGLEQADAQSLVDAAHQVCPYSNATRGNVDVRLHVTV encoded by the coding sequence ATGCAAACTCTCTACACCGCAATCGCAACTTCCACTGGTGGCCGTGACGGTCGTGCGGTTTCCAGCGATAACATCCTCGACGTCAAACTCGCTACCCCGAAAGAACTCGGCGGTGCTGGCGGCGCAGCCACCAACCCTGAACAACTGTTCGCCGCCGGTTACTCGGCCTGCTTCATCGGCGCGCTGAAATTCGTCGCCAGCCAGACCAAACGCAGCATCCCGGCCGACGCATCGATCACCGCCCATGTCGGTATCGGCCAGATTCCTGGTGGTTTCGGTCTGGACATCGATCTGCACGTCAGCCTGCCAGGTCTTGAACAAGCCGATGCGCAATCCCTGGTCGATGCTGCCCACCAGGTCTGCCCGTACTCCAACGCCACCCGTGGCAACGTCGATGTGCGCCTGCACGTTACCGTCTAA
- a CDS encoding alpha/beta hydrolase: MNTFSKVLTGTLLALSIHSAFAGDGVEHNTQAFLDVLNAGTGKPMEQLSPKDARAILVGAQAGVKLTLPKADVSQKTIQVDGQPISLTIVRPAGVKGELPVFMFFHGGGWVLGDFPTHERLVRDLVTGSGAAAVFVNYTPSPEAHYPVAINQAYAATQWVAEHGKEINVDGKRLAVAGNSVGGNMAAVVALMAKDKGTPAIRFQVLLWPVTDANFETASYNQFAEGHFLTKNMMKWFWDNYTTDAKQRNEIYASPLRATTAQLKGLPPALVQTAGADVLRDEGEAYARKLDEAGVPVTAVRYNGMIHDYGLLNVVSQVPAVRSAMLQASEELKQHLK, translated from the coding sequence ATGAACACTTTCAGCAAAGTCTTGACCGGTACCCTTCTCGCCCTGTCCATCCACAGTGCATTCGCGGGCGACGGGGTTGAGCACAACACCCAGGCGTTCCTCGATGTTCTGAATGCCGGCACCGGCAAACCGATGGAACAGCTTTCCCCGAAAGATGCCCGGGCCATTTTGGTCGGCGCGCAAGCCGGGGTGAAATTGACGCTGCCAAAAGCGGATGTCAGCCAGAAGACCATTCAAGTCGACGGCCAACCCATCAGCCTGACCATCGTCCGTCCGGCCGGGGTCAAAGGCGAGCTGCCGGTGTTCATGTTCTTCCACGGCGGCGGCTGGGTGCTGGGGGATTTCCCGACCCACGAACGCCTGGTTCGGGATCTGGTCACGGGTTCGGGGGCGGCGGCGGTGTTCGTCAATTACACCCCTTCGCCGGAAGCGCATTACCCGGTGGCGATCAACCAGGCTTATGCCGCGACCCAGTGGGTGGCTGAGCACGGTAAAGAAATCAATGTCGACGGCAAGCGCCTGGCAGTGGCCGGCAACAGCGTCGGCGGCAACATGGCGGCCGTGGTTGCGCTGATGGCCAAAGACAAAGGCACCCCGGCGATCAGGTTCCAGGTGCTGCTGTGGCCGGTGACGGACGCAAACTTTGAAACGGCGTCTTACAACCAGTTTGCCGAGGGGCACTTCCTCACCAAGAACATGATGAAGTGGTTCTGGGACAACTACACCACTGACGCCAAGCAACGTAACGAGATCTACGCTTCGCCACTGCGCGCGACCACTGCCCAGCTCAAAGGCTTGCCACCTGCGCTGGTGCAAACAGCCGGCGCCGATGTGCTGCGCGATGAAGGTGAGGCCTACGCCCGCAAACTCGACGAGGCCGGCGTGCCGGTGACGGCGGTTCGCTACAACGGCATGATTCACGACTACGGCTTGTTGAATGTGGTGAGCCAGGTGCCTGCGGTGCGTTCGGCGATGTTGCAAGCGTCTGAAGAGCTCAAGCAACACCTGAAATAA
- a CDS encoding elongation factor P translates to MKTGKELKPGTVIRLENDPWLVQKAEFTKSGRNSAIMKTKLKNLLTGYKTEIVYSADDKLDDVILDRKEATLSFISGDTYTFMDTTDYTMYELNAEDIEAVLPFVEEGMTDVCEAIFFEERLVSVELPTTIVRQVDYTEGSARGDTSGKVMKPAKLKNGTELSVADFIEIGDMIEIDTREGGSYKGRAK, encoded by the coding sequence ATGAAAACTGGTAAAGAACTGAAACCCGGTACCGTGATCCGTCTCGAAAACGATCCTTGGCTGGTTCAGAAAGCTGAATTCACCAAGTCTGGTCGTAACAGCGCGATCATGAAGACCAAGCTGAAAAACCTGCTGACCGGTTACAAGACCGAGATCGTTTACAGCGCCGACGACAAACTGGACGACGTAATCCTCGACCGCAAAGAAGCGACCCTGTCCTTCATCAGCGGCGACACCTACACGTTCATGGACACCACCGACTACACCATGTACGAGCTGAACGCTGAAGACATCGAAGCCGTTCTGCCTTTCGTTGAAGAAGGCATGACCGATGTTTGCGAAGCGATCTTCTTCGAAGAGCGTCTGGTTTCCGTAGAACTGCCGACCACTATCGTGCGTCAGGTTGACTACACCGAAGGTTCCGCTCGCGGCGACACTTCCGGCAAGGTGATGAAGCCTGCCAAACTGAAGAACGGTACCGAGCTGTCGGTTGCTGACTTCATCGAAATCGGCGACATGATCGAGATCGATACCCGCGAAGGCGGTTCCTACAAAGGCCGTGCTAAATAA
- the earP gene encoding elongation factor P maturation arginine rhamnosyltransferase EarP yields the protein MPQLKTRWDVFCAVVDNFGDIGVTWRLARQLVTEHSLAVRLWVDDLRAFERLCPQIDIHVAQQWQDGVEVRQWPADWLPTDAADVVIAAFACQLPSGYMDAMAAREKPPLWMNLDYLSAEDWVIGCHGLPSVKYKSVQKYFFFPGFQKGTGGLLRESGLLERRWQFQQSPEAQRKFLQGLGIDRAPGAQLISLFAYENSGLASWLDVMAADSTPTHLLVPEGRILGDVERWLGVEGLAAGAVHVREALTVQVLPFVRQEQYDHLLWCCDFNAVRGEDSFVRAQWAGRPLLWHIYRQDEDIHLDKLEAFLTLYTKGLSAPAREAISGLWRAWNAGHDMSGHWLTTREHWPELQKHAEAWCLEQALQADLAAALVQFYLNWI from the coding sequence ATGCCTCAATTGAAAACCCGCTGGGATGTTTTTTGCGCCGTGGTCGACAACTTTGGCGACATCGGCGTGACCTGGCGCCTGGCCCGACAACTGGTCACCGAGCATTCGCTGGCGGTGCGTTTGTGGGTGGACGACTTGCGGGCCTTCGAGCGACTCTGTCCGCAGATCGACATCCATGTCGCGCAGCAATGGCAGGACGGTGTCGAAGTCCGGCAATGGCCAGCCGACTGGTTACCCACCGACGCCGCCGATGTGGTGATCGCCGCATTCGCCTGCCAGCTGCCGAGCGGCTACATGGACGCCATGGCCGCGCGGGAAAAGCCGCCGTTGTGGATGAACCTTGATTACCTGAGTGCTGAAGACTGGGTTATCGGCTGCCACGGTTTGCCGTCGGTAAAATACAAAAGTGTGCAGAAGTACTTTTTCTTTCCGGGTTTCCAGAAGGGCACCGGTGGCTTGCTGCGTGAAAGCGGATTGCTCGAGCGACGCTGGCAATTTCAGCAAAGCCCCGAGGCTCAGCGAAAATTCCTGCAAGGGTTAGGGATTGATCGCGCGCCAGGTGCACAGCTGATCTCGCTGTTCGCCTATGAGAATAGCGGCCTGGCGAGCTGGCTGGATGTGATGGCTGCCGATTCGACACCGACGCATCTGTTGGTGCCCGAAGGGCGGATTCTGGGTGATGTCGAGCGTTGGCTCGGTGTCGAGGGATTGGCGGCGGGCGCCGTGCATGTGCGCGAGGCCTTGACCGTGCAAGTGCTGCCGTTCGTCCGACAGGAGCAATACGATCACCTGCTCTGGTGCTGCGATTTCAATGCTGTGCGCGGCGAAGATTCGTTTGTCCGCGCTCAGTGGGCGGGCCGGCCACTGCTCTGGCACATCTATCGGCAGGACGAAGACATTCACCTGGACAAGCTCGAAGCGTTCCTGACGCTGTACACAAAAGGCCTGTCTGCGCCTGCCCGCGAGGCGATCAGCGGTCTTTGGCGTGCGTGGAATGCCGGGCATGATATGTCGGGTCACTGGCTGACAACCCGTGAACACTGGCCGGAACTGCAAAAACATGCCGAAGCGTGGTGTCTGGAACAAGCCTTGCAGGCAGATCTTGCCGCGGCGCTGGTACAGTTTTACCTAAATTGGATATGA
- a CDS encoding GreA/GreB family elongation factor, giving the protein MNKQAVHQLILDKLRVDLDIAERAAQTAYETATHEENIAENKYDTLGLEASYLAAGQAKRVEEIRQSLALCQSLTLRPYDDQRGIEVGALLGLEDEKGREQWLFLAPDAAGLKVDLVGQWITVITPRSPLGKSLLGKFEGDEVEILVAGARQQFSVTEVV; this is encoded by the coding sequence ATGAATAAACAAGCCGTCCACCAATTGATTCTCGACAAGCTGCGAGTCGATCTCGACATTGCCGAACGTGCCGCGCAAACCGCGTACGAAACGGCGACCCACGAAGAAAACATCGCCGAAAACAAGTACGACACCTTGGGACTGGAGGCGTCATACCTGGCGGCCGGGCAGGCGAAACGGGTCGAGGAAATCAGGCAATCGCTGGCGCTGTGCCAGAGCCTGACGCTACGGCCTTACGACGATCAACGCGGTATCGAAGTCGGCGCCCTGCTGGGTCTGGAAGACGAAAAGGGTCGTGAACAATGGCTGTTTCTGGCCCCCGACGCGGCAGGCTTGAAGGTCGATCTTGTCGGGCAATGGATTACCGTCATCACCCCTCGCTCACCGCTGGGCAAAAGCCTGCTGGGCAAGTTCGAAGGGGACGAGGTGGAGATTCTGGTGGCGGGCGCTCGGCAACAGTTTTCTGTCACCGAGGTGGTGTAA
- the cysB gene encoding HTH-type transcriptional regulator CysB: MKLQQLRYIWEVAHHDLNVSATAQSLYTSQPGISKQIRLLEDELGVEVFARSGKHLTRVTPAGERIITTAGEILRKVESIKQIAQEFSNEKKGTLSIATTHTQARYALPPVISNFIKQYPDVALHMHQGSPMQIAEMAADGTVDFAIATEALELFGDLVMMPCYRWNRCVVVPQGHPLTKLSKLTLEALAEYPIVTYVFGFTGRSKLDEAFSHRGLTPKVVFTAADADVIKTYVRLGLGVGIVAKMAVDAKLDSDLVMLDASDLFESSITKIGFRRGTFLRGFMCDFIEKFAPHLTREVMAKAIQCHNKQELEELFDGVELPVH, from the coding sequence ATGAAGCTTCAACAACTGCGCTACATCTGGGAAGTGGCGCACCACGACCTCAACGTTTCCGCTACAGCCCAAAGCCTTTACACCTCGCAACCGGGTATCAGCAAGCAGATCCGTCTGCTGGAAGACGAATTGGGCGTCGAGGTCTTTGCTCGCAGCGGCAAGCACCTGACCCGCGTCACCCCAGCCGGCGAGCGCATCATCACCACCGCCGGCGAGATCCTGCGCAAGGTTGAAAGCATCAAGCAGATCGCCCAGGAGTTCTCCAACGAGAAGAAAGGCACCCTGTCGATCGCTACCACGCACACCCAGGCGCGTTACGCGTTGCCGCCGGTGATCAGCAATTTCATCAAGCAATACCCGGACGTTGCGCTGCACATGCACCAGGGTTCGCCGATGCAGATCGCCGAAATGGCCGCTGACGGCACCGTCGATTTCGCCATCGCCACCGAAGCCCTCGAGCTGTTCGGTGACCTGGTAATGATGCCGTGCTACCGCTGGAACCGTTGCGTGGTCGTGCCTCAGGGCCACCCGCTGACCAAGCTGTCGAAGCTGACCCTTGAAGCACTGGCCGAATACCCGATCGTGACGTACGTGTTCGGTTTCACCGGTCGTTCGAAACTCGACGAAGCCTTCAGCCATCGCGGCCTGACGCCGAAAGTGGTGTTCACCGCCGCCGACGCCGACGTGATCAAGACCTACGTTCGCCTGGGGCTGGGTGTGGGCATCGTGGCGAAAATGGCGGTTGATGCAAAGCTCGACAGCGATCTGGTGATGCTCGATGCCAGCGATCTGTTCGAGTCCAGCATCACCAAAATCGGTTTCCGTCGCGGTACCTTCCTGCGTGGCTTCATGTGCGACTTCATCGAGAAATTCGCCCCGCACCTGACCCGCGAAGTCATGGCCAAAGCCATTCAGTGCCACAACAAGCAGGAACTGGAAGAGCTGTTCGACGGCGTCGAACTGCCCGTTCATTAA